The Leptospiraceae bacterium genome includes a region encoding these proteins:
- the gmd gene encoding GDP-mannose 4,6-dehydratase: MKKALITGITGQDGSYLTELLLEKNYEVHGIVRRASLFNRNRIEHLKDNPNLKLHYGDMTDSSNLNRILEKVQPDEIYNLAAQSHVGVSFEVPEYTAEVDAVGTLRFLDAINETGVKTRFYQASTSELYGLVQEVPQTEKTPFYPRSPYAVAKLYAYWIVVNYREAFGIHASNGILFNHESPRRGETFVTRKITLGVAGIKAKTMKTLTLGNLDARRDWGYAPDYVRMMWMMLQQDKPDDYVVATNEMHSVREFIELSFSIAGIKVEWNGKEEKEVGINSATGETIVAIDPRFYRPTEVEQLLGNPAKAKAKLGWEPKVKFAELVKIMTIADCEAVGIKL, encoded by the coding sequence TTGAAAAAAGCACTTATTACTGGAATTACAGGTCAAGATGGATCGTACCTAACAGAATTATTATTAGAGAAAAATTATGAAGTACATGGTATAGTTAGGCGTGCAAGTTTATTTAATAGAAATCGAATCGAACATCTAAAGGACAATCCTAATTTAAAACTTCATTATGGAGATATGACTGATTCCAGTAATTTAAATCGAATTTTAGAAAAAGTGCAACCAGATGAAATATATAACCTTGCAGCGCAATCACACGTGGGTGTGTCCTTCGAGGTTCCTGAATACACCGCAGAGGTAGATGCAGTAGGAACACTTCGTTTTTTAGATGCGATCAACGAGACTGGTGTCAAAACTCGATTCTACCAAGCGTCTACTTCTGAGCTTTATGGTCTAGTGCAAGAAGTTCCACAAACTGAGAAAACTCCCTTTTATCCGCGTTCGCCATACGCTGTCGCAAAATTATACGCGTATTGGATTGTTGTGAATTATCGTGAAGCGTTTGGGATTCATGCTTCTAATGGAATTTTATTTAATCACGAGTCACCTCGTAGAGGGGAAACCTTTGTTACCCGCAAAATTACTTTAGGTGTGGCAGGAATTAAAGCTAAAACAATGAAGACTTTGACTCTTGGAAATTTAGATGCAAGAAGAGATTGGGGTTATGCTCCTGATTATGTGCGAATGATGTGGATGATGCTCCAACAAGACAAACCAGATGATTATGTAGTTGCGACAAATGAAATGCATTCTGTTCGTGAATTTATTGAACTTTCTTTTTCTATTGCTGGGATCAAAGTGGAATGGAATGGAAAAGAAGAAAAAGAAGTTGGAATAAATTCTGCAACCGGTGAAACGATAGTCGCCATAGATCCACGTTTTTATCGTCCGACAGAAGTAGAGCAACTTCTAGGTAATCCCGCAAAAGCAAAAGCAAAACTAGGCTGGGAACCAAAAGTAAAATTCGCAGAGTTAGTAAAAATTATGACAATTGCTGATTGTGAGGCAGTTGGAATTAAACTTTAA
- a CDS encoding 2,3-bisphosphoglycerate-independent phosphoglycerate mutase, producing the protein MLKLIKKQNLKSVTDKVLLVILDGVGYTEKGADAGNAIAGAKLPTLGHLWTNHSTIHIKAHGKAVGMPSDDDMGNSEVGHNVLGCGRIFDQGAKLVSNSIDSGEMFQGNVWKELITNAKTKKSTLHFLGLLSDGNVHSHIEHLKAMITASKKEGVSKVRIHILLDGRDVPEKSALEYVRPFEVFLSDLRSADFDVKIASGGGRMTITMDRYEADWSMVERGWNFHVKGEGRTFFSAEEAIETFRKEDPAVIDQYLPGFVVGDTNGPVGKIVDGDSVVFFNFRGDRAIEISLALTADNFDKFNRGKKPDVYYAGMMQYDGDLKLPDKYLVTPPAIDRTLSEYLIGEKLQQYAISETQKYGHVTFFWNGNKSGYLDKNFETFQEIPSDVIPFDQAPEMKAKEITDTLISALEDNKYNFLRVNYANGDMVGHTGNYAATVRSLEFLDTCMARLQAACDKNGYTLLVTADHGNADEMYQLDKKGNPQKAGEKFVPKTSHTLNPVNLVIYDKDNRWKLKGDSDSGLGNIAATVLDLLGYDAPEGYLPSLLERV; encoded by the coding sequence ATGTTAAAATTAATCAAAAAACAAAATCTAAAATCCGTTACAGACAAAGTATTACTAGTTATTCTAGATGGCGTCGGTTACACCGAAAAAGGCGCTGATGCAGGAAACGCAATAGCTGGCGCAAAACTTCCTACTCTTGGTCATCTCTGGACAAATCATTCTACTATTCATATTAAGGCGCATGGAAAAGCAGTGGGTATGCCGTCTGACGATGATATGGGAAATTCTGAAGTGGGGCATAACGTTCTTGGTTGTGGAAGAATTTTTGACCAAGGTGCTAAACTTGTTAGTAATTCCATTGACTCTGGCGAAATGTTTCAGGGAAATGTCTGGAAGGAATTAATAACAAATGCTAAAACTAAAAAATCAACTTTGCACTTTCTTGGATTACTTTCTGACGGAAATGTTCACAGTCATATCGAACACTTAAAAGCAATGATTACTGCTTCCAAAAAAGAAGGAGTTTCGAAAGTTCGAATTCATATTTTACTCGATGGTCGTGATGTTCCTGAAAAGTCCGCATTGGAATACGTTCGTCCGTTCGAAGTATTTTTATCGGATTTACGCAGTGCTGACTTCGATGTTAAGATTGCATCCGGTGGTGGACGTATGACGATTACGATGGATCGTTATGAGGCAGACTGGTCGATGGTAGAGCGCGGTTGGAATTTTCATGTGAAGGGAGAAGGACGAACTTTTTTTTCCGCCGAAGAGGCAATTGAAACATTTCGAAAAGAAGATCCTGCGGTAATTGACCAGTATCTCCCTGGATTCGTGGTCGGAGATACGAATGGTCCAGTTGGAAAAATTGTGGACGGAGACTCTGTTGTATTCTTTAATTTCCGAGGTGATAGGGCAATCGAAATTAGCCTCGCACTTACTGCGGACAATTTTGATAAATTCAATCGTGGAAAGAAACCTGATGTATATTATGCTGGAATGATGCAATACGATGGAGACTTAAAACTTCCTGACAAATACCTCGTAACCCCTCCGGCAATTGATCGTACTTTAAGTGAATATTTAATTGGCGAAAAATTACAACAATACGCAATTTCCGAAACCCAAAAATACGGACACGTAACATTCTTCTGGAATGGAAATAAAAGCGGCTATTTGGATAAAAATTTCGAAACTTTCCAAGAAATTCCATCTGATGTAATTCCATTTGACCAAGCACCTGAAATGAAAGCAAAGGAAATTACTGATACTTTAATTTCTGCTTTGGAGGATAATAAATATAATTTCCTAAGGGTCAATTATGCAAATGGTGACATGGTAGGGCATACTGGTAATTATGCGGCTACAGTAAGAAGTCTTGAATTTTTAGACACTTGTATGGCGCGGCTACAGGCTGCTTGCGACAAGAATGGTTACACATTGTTAGTTACTGCCGACCACGGAAATGCAGATGAAATGTACCAACTCGACAAAAAAGGAAACCCGCAAAAGGCAGGCGAAAAGTTTGTTCCTAAAACAAGTCATACTTTAAACCCAGTGAATCTTGTTATTTACGATAAAGATAATCGTTGGAAACTAAAAGGTGATTCTGACTCTGGTCTAGGTAATATTGCGGCGACAGTTTTGGATTTGCTTGGTTATGACGCACCAGAAGGATATTTACCTAGTTTATTGGAGAGGGTATAG
- a CDS encoding DsbA family oxidoreductase: MQVEIWSDIMCPFCYIGKRKFEAALEKFPKKNEVEIIWKSYQLDPTIKAQPDKDIYTYLAEAKGQSLDWSVKMHENVVNMAKSVGLEYNFDKAVIANSFDAHRLIQFAKKHGLGDAIEEKLFKAYFTEGKNFADHEILAQLGEEIGLNREEILKLLSGDSLADNVRLDIEEGMRLGLRGVPFFVFNRKVGVAGAQDSEIFLQALNEADKT, encoded by the coding sequence ATGCAAGTAGAAATTTGGTCAGATATAATGTGTCCTTTTTGTTATATTGGAAAACGGAAATTTGAAGCAGCACTTGAGAAATTTCCCAAGAAAAACGAAGTCGAAATTATTTGGAAAAGTTACCAACTTGATCCAACTATCAAAGCTCAACCTGATAAAGACATTTATACCTATTTAGCTGAGGCAAAAGGCCAGTCGCTTGATTGGTCGGTAAAAATGCATGAAAATGTTGTAAATATGGCAAAGTCTGTTGGGCTCGAGTATAATTTTGATAAGGCGGTGATTGCCAATTCCTTTGACGCACATCGTTTAATCCAGTTTGCTAAAAAACACGGACTAGGAGACGCGATTGAAGAAAAATTATTCAAAGCCTATTTCACAGAAGGGAAAAATTTTGCAGACCATGAAATTCTTGCCCAATTAGGTGAAGAGATTGGACTAAATAGAGAAGAAATTTTGAAGTTATTATCTGGGGACTCTCTTGCGGATAACGTTCGATTGGATATAGAAGAAGGAATGCGACTTGGACTACGAGGAGTTCCATTTTTTGTATTTAATCGCAAAGTCGGAGTTGCCGGTGCACAAGACAGTGAAATTTTCTTACAAGCTTTGAACGAAGCTGACAAAACATAA
- a CDS encoding alpha/beta hydrolase, with protein MNFNFFFRINNLLVLSFLFCFLFYSSIPAQDQFSESIDYLHTESESFKAKIIKFAVRLMGMKSMIENDLNSGKIEQKPIPIPNSLKSNYDWTETEVSGQKIWSLSPKSLSSNKVILYLHGGAYIYNVTVQHWDIIEKLLEQTHSTVIIPDYPLAPNKKAKDVYLFLDIFYKELLKSSSSENLIIMGDSAGSGLTLGFTQFLIKEKKPLPSQIILLSPWLDVTMSNPDILSVDNDDKILGIKGLQLAGKTYAGDWNENDYRVSPIYGEVKGLPMISIFISTHDLFIADSRKFKKRLQSEKIHFNYFEYPKLFHDWVIITGLAESEHALNQIKNLINGKSN; from the coding sequence ATGAATTTCAATTTTTTTTTTAGAATTAACAATCTTTTAGTTTTAAGTTTTCTATTCTGTTTTTTGTTTTATTCATCTATTCCTGCTCAAGACCAATTTAGCGAATCCATTGATTATCTTCATACTGAATCCGAAAGTTTTAAAGCAAAAATAATCAAATTCGCTGTCAGACTAATGGGTATGAAGTCAATGATAGAAAATGATTTAAATTCTGGGAAGATAGAACAAAAGCCAATCCCAATTCCTAATTCTTTAAAATCTAATTATGATTGGACTGAGACTGAAGTCTCCGGCCAAAAAATTTGGTCTTTAAGTCCTAAATCTCTGTCATCAAATAAAGTGATTTTATACTTACATGGTGGCGCATATATATATAATGTTACAGTTCAGCACTGGGATATAATAGAAAAGTTACTAGAACAAACTCACTCTACAGTAATTATTCCTGATTACCCATTAGCTCCTAATAAAAAAGCAAAGGATGTATATTTATTCTTAGATATTTTTTATAAAGAATTGCTAAAAAGTTCAAGTTCTGAAAATCTAATTATCATGGGTGATTCTGCTGGTAGCGGACTAACTCTTGGTTTTACACAATTTTTAATAAAAGAAAAGAAACCGTTGCCATCTCAAATCATATTATTGTCACCCTGGCTGGATGTAACAATGAGTAACCCCGATATTTTATCAGTGGATAACGATGATAAAATTCTCGGAATCAAAGGATTACAACTCGCCGGAAAAACATACGCAGGAGATTGGAATGAAAATGATTATAGAGTTAGTCCGATCTATGGAGAAGTAAAAGGTTTGCCAATGATTTCTATTTTCATAAGCACTCACGATTTATTCATTGCAGATTCCAGAAAATTTAAAAAGAGATTACAATCAGAAAAAATACATTTTAATTATTTTGAATATCCAAAGTTATTCCATGACTGGGTCATTATAACAGGATTAGCAGAATCAGAACACGCTCTCAATCAAATTAAAAATTTAATAAATGGGAAATCAAATTAG
- a CDS encoding DUF2252 family protein has product MTRSEFLKQEITSWNNFIQDKTILQSKWKNMKESPFHFYRATAHLFYKDIESGLIAIPNEWKETPKINTWIQGDLHTQNLGFFENSEGKIKLDVNDFDESYIAPFYYDLIRFVISIFLHREQVEFNFNEKEVEDLSEYFLKEYQETLVEISEDGKELELIEDNLDGFPKDTLEELKDKKSNATLLSKFTLLEGSKRCFDFKNSDLQKLTESEFQEIKSNWNQFLESIGDFVIEKGYSFFEILDIARRLNSGLGSFGVDKYYALIQGDSDSILLEIKEQRLPCLFMMKDLSEAEYHSLFSNHAERAKIACRTMQTNPDSFLGTLSTANCSYLVKKISPYKKKLEPKDFKSESDFKKFLKHSARAIAYAHSRSYKSILIKSTSISFANTALSAIKKWPSTRNTLIEISKKYANQVIEDHKIFKDFF; this is encoded by the coding sequence ATGACAAGAAGTGAATTTTTAAAACAAGAAATCACTTCTTGGAATAACTTCATTCAAGACAAAACAATTCTTCAATCTAAATGGAAGAATATGAAGGAGTCACCTTTTCATTTTTATAGGGCTACTGCACACTTATTTTATAAAGATATCGAATCAGGTCTCATTGCAATTCCAAACGAATGGAAAGAAACTCCCAAAATCAATACTTGGATTCAAGGAGATTTGCATACTCAGAATCTTGGCTTTTTTGAAAACTCGGAAGGCAAAATAAAATTAGATGTAAATGATTTTGATGAATCCTATATTGCTCCCTTTTATTATGATTTGATTCGTTTTGTAATTAGTATTTTTTTACATAGAGAACAAGTCGAATTTAATTTCAATGAAAAAGAAGTAGAGGATTTGTCTGAATATTTTTTGAAAGAATACCAAGAAACCTTAGTCGAGATTAGTGAAGATGGAAAAGAATTGGAGCTAATCGAAGATAATCTCGATGGATTTCCAAAAGATACTTTAGAGGAATTAAAGGATAAAAAATCCAATGCTACATTACTCTCCAAGTTTACCTTGTTGGAGGGAAGTAAAAGATGCTTCGATTTTAAAAACTCTGACTTACAGAAATTAACAGAATCTGAGTTTCAAGAAATTAAATCCAATTGGAATCAATTTTTAGAAAGTATAGGTGACTTTGTTATAGAAAAAGGATACAGTTTTTTTGAAATTCTTGATATTGCTCGTCGACTAAATTCTGGTTTAGGGAGTTTTGGGGTAGACAAATATTATGCGTTAATTCAGGGAGACTCTGATTCAATTCTTCTAGAAATAAAGGAACAAAGATTACCCTGTCTTTTTATGATGAAAGATTTATCGGAAGCAGAATATCATTCTCTTTTTTCTAACCATGCAGAAAGAGCAAAAATAGCCTGTAGGACTATGCAAACAAATCCGGATAGTTTTTTAGGTACATTGTCTACGGCTAATTGCTCTTATTTAGTTAAAAAAATTTCCCCTTACAAAAAAAAATTAGAACCGAAAGACTTTAAATCTGAATCTGACTTTAAAAAATTCTTAAAACATTCCGCGCGAGCCATTGCTTATGCACATAGTCGTTCTTATAAATCTATCTTGATTAAATCTACTTCTATTTCCTTCGCTAACACCGCACTTTCGGCAATTAAAAAATGGCCTTCGACTCGTAATACTTTGATAGAAATTTCGAAAAAATATGCAAATCAAGTTATCGAAGATCATAAAATTTTTAAGGATTTTTTTTAA
- a CDS encoding cation diffusion facilitator family transporter, producing the protein MAHSNSSKPIIVAIFANSIIAVAKAIGYVFSGSSALLSETIHSIADVMNQSLLLLGIKRGEKPSSDIYHYGHSQERFFWNLVSAMGIFVLGCGVTVYHGVHDLLSNEPHKQGGFEQVIIEIILVISMLVEGYSFFVVVKEINTQAKSRTKKFFTYLNESIDPSISAVFWEDLAAIIGLLLALVGIVMTEITGNNTFDAVASILIGLLMGWIAIHLAIENKRFLLDRAIPDYELKQLLEILDNNPKIKSYKDVRTVVLGPNRLKFKAELELDTEKIFEESVKEAAKKVHSTLKHLKSNEELEGVFFNLGHILYANKLAELEKIKKQLKEKLPNLQHVNLVIS; encoded by the coding sequence ATGGCACATTCAAATTCTTCTAAACCAATTATAGTTGCAATATTCGCAAACTCGATCATAGCAGTTGCAAAAGCAATCGGATATGTATTCAGTGGCTCTTCCGCATTACTTTCGGAAACAATTCACTCTATTGCAGACGTTATGAATCAATCTCTTTTACTTTTAGGAATCAAACGTGGGGAAAAACCTTCCTCCGATATTTATCATTATGGACATTCGCAGGAAAGATTTTTTTGGAATTTAGTTTCGGCGATGGGAATTTTTGTATTAGGATGTGGAGTGACTGTTTATCATGGTGTTCATGATTTACTTTCTAATGAACCACATAAACAAGGTGGATTTGAACAAGTCATCATTGAAATTATTTTGGTAATATCAATGTTAGTTGAAGGATATTCTTTTTTTGTTGTCGTAAAGGAAATTAATACACAAGCGAAGTCTAGAACAAAGAAGTTTTTTACTTATTTGAATGAGTCCATTGATCCTTCTATTAGTGCTGTTTTTTGGGAAGATCTTGCGGCTATTATCGGTTTATTACTTGCGTTAGTAGGTATAGTTATGACTGAAATTACGGGTAACAATACATTTGACGCTGTGGCAAGTATTTTAATCGGACTTTTGATGGGATGGATTGCTATTCATCTTGCGATTGAAAATAAAAGGTTTTTATTGGATCGAGCGATACCTGATTACGAATTAAAACAACTTCTCGAAATTTTAGATAATAATCCAAAAATCAAATCTTATAAAGACGTTCGAACTGTAGTGCTGGGACCAAATCGATTAAAATTTAAAGCAGAATTAGAATTGGATACTGAAAAAATTTTTGAAGAATCGGTAAAGGAAGCTGCAAAAAAAGTTCATTCTACTTTAAAACATCTGAAATCTAACGAAGAGTTAGAAGGAGTTTTTTTTAATTTAGGACATATTCTATATGCAAATAAGCTTGCCGAGTTAGAAAAAATTAAAAAACAGTTAAAAGAGAAACTCCCAAATTTACAACATGTGAATTTGGTTATAAGTTAA
- a CDS encoding enoyl-CoA hydratase/isomerase family protein, translated as MNFKREALNLSGGKAELITIQTNEQNSLTRPTMKELAAILKEIQEDDSYKGAILTSENPKFFSNGLDAETLINTPPDELVDAVGGICLLFGEMLRFDKPLVAEVTGHAMGGGAVMTSACDYRYMLSTGCRISFTEIGFGLPLPGMFVYKLQQSINLTKLNEICMEAAAYKGPEAKEVGMIDDIAATKEELRKLSIKKLESVFRFPLSAVRYTKQNINRRALDDFELHLKNSRDWLSVPAIKNNMLEAMKALKEKRRPVFE; from the coding sequence ATGAACTTTAAAAGAGAGGCTTTGAACCTAAGTGGTGGCAAAGCAGAATTAATCACTATTCAAACCAACGAGCAAAATTCTTTAACCAGACCAACCATGAAGGAACTGGCTGCAATCTTGAAAGAAATTCAAGAAGATGATTCCTACAAAGGAGCCATTTTAACTTCCGAAAATCCAAAGTTTTTTTCAAATGGATTGGATGCTGAAACATTAATCAATACTCCTCCTGATGAACTAGTTGACGCTGTTGGAGGAATTTGTCTGTTATTCGGCGAAATGCTTCGATTCGACAAACCACTAGTAGCTGAAGTAACAGGTCACGCAATGGGTGGTGGTGCAGTGATGACTTCCGCTTGCGACTATCGTTACATGCTTTCTACCGGCTGTCGTATTTCTTTTACGGAAATCGGATTTGGGTTACCGTTACCAGGAATGTTCGTATACAAACTGCAACAATCTATAAATCTAACAAAGTTGAATGAAATATGCATGGAAGCCGCTGCCTATAAAGGACCTGAAGCAAAAGAAGTAGGAATGATCGATGATATCGCAGCAACGAAAGAAGAACTAAGAAAACTCTCGATCAAAAAACTAGAATCTGTATTCCGTTTTCCATTATCCGCAGTACGATACACCAAACAAAATATTAATCGTAGAGCGTTAGACGATTTCGAATTACATCTAAAAAATTCTCGTGATTGGTTATCGGTTCCTGCAATTAAAAATAATATGTTAGAAGCAATGAAAGCATTAAAAGAAAAACGTAGACCAGTATTTGAATAA
- a CDS encoding SpoIIE family protein phosphatase: MDFRKLNTLLTINTSLNSTLDIFQLLPIIMLHAKDLLESEASSLFLFDPTDNHLYCEVALGDKGEVYQKYIRAELGEGIVGWVAKEGKPLLIADAYQDLRFNSNWDKKTGFVTTSVICVPMFQKNKLIGTLEVINKKGNQIFDGEDLELLNYLADMAAIAIENSALNENLRKRIMELSLLYDFDKEISSNINIHQIGDWLLDHCLEGLEAKSGSILLWNSKEGCLKILKSKGMPLDVSKNLRIYPGEGIAGWVAEKKEPLLIQNLDTDPRFPNSKRTNYENNSLISVPLLFQNELIGVLNINNKKDGYSFNRNDLKLTCAISERLAMAIRNANYFDKLNISEEENNRARKLIEKIIPTEAPKLDMLEIHANYFPYREVGGDFYNFFKLDDSNLAILIGDVSGHGLSSALLTVMVNTVIQSFEKNIFYNPSHFLLNLNQCLADKMGGYFLTAFYCIINYKEDTIYYARGGHPNPLLFRNKERDCLQLKSAGKLIGILPNIVFEERQIPFRKDDCLILMTDGILETMNAETGKSYDIKKLEEFLKQNGNKNFDKINELIFKDVFDFVDTKEFSDDVTLISILRK; encoded by the coding sequence ATGGACTTCCGAAAACTAAACACACTTCTTACAATTAACACATCTTTAAATTCAACTTTAGATATATTTCAATTACTTCCAATTATTATGTTGCACGCCAAAGACCTATTGGAAAGCGAAGCGTCATCTTTATTTTTATTTGATCCCACAGACAATCACTTATACTGCGAAGTAGCGCTTGGAGACAAAGGCGAAGTATACCAAAAATACATTCGAGCAGAACTAGGAGAAGGAATCGTTGGATGGGTAGCTAAAGAAGGAAAACCATTGTTAATAGCAGATGCCTACCAAGATCTAAGGTTTAATTCAAATTGGGATAAAAAAACAGGATTTGTAACTACTTCAGTCATATGCGTACCGATGTTTCAAAAAAATAAACTCATCGGAACTCTAGAAGTCATAAATAAAAAAGGGAATCAAATTTTTGACGGAGAGGATTTAGAACTTCTAAACTATCTTGCAGATATGGCGGCTATCGCAATTGAAAATAGTGCACTGAATGAAAATTTAAGAAAAAGAATTATGGAATTATCGCTATTATATGATTTCGACAAAGAAATAAGTTCCAATATTAATATCCATCAAATCGGAGACTGGCTATTGGACCATTGTTTAGAGGGGTTAGAGGCAAAGTCTGGATCCATTCTATTATGGAATTCCAAGGAAGGTTGTTTAAAAATCCTAAAGTCAAAAGGTATGCCGCTTGACGTATCTAAAAATTTAAGAATATATCCCGGAGAAGGAATTGCCGGCTGGGTGGCAGAAAAAAAAGAACCGTTACTAATTCAGAATTTGGACACAGATCCACGTTTTCCAAATTCAAAACGAACCAACTATGAAAATAATTCTCTTATATCAGTTCCACTTCTTTTTCAAAATGAATTGATAGGAGTTTTAAATATCAATAATAAAAAGGATGGATATTCTTTTAATAGAAATGATCTAAAGTTAACATGCGCCATCTCAGAAAGATTGGCAATGGCAATCCGAAATGCAAATTATTTTGATAAATTAAATATATCGGAAGAAGAAAATAATCGAGCTCGAAAGTTAATTGAAAAAATAATCCCAACAGAAGCCCCGAAATTAGACATGTTAGAAATTCATGCTAATTATTTTCCTTACAGAGAAGTTGGCGGAGATTTCTATAATTTTTTTAAATTGGATGATTCTAATCTTGCAATTTTAATTGGAGACGTTTCTGGACATGGTTTATCTTCCGCACTTTTAACAGTTATGGTAAATACTGTTATTCAAAGTTTTGAAAAGAATATTTTTTACAACCCGTCTCATTTTTTATTGAATTTAAATCAATGCCTTGCAGATAAAATGGGTGGTTATTTTCTTACGGCTTTTTATTGCATAATTAATTACAAAGAGGATACTATCTATTACGCGAGAGGGGGCCACCCGAATCCGCTCCTCTTTCGAAACAAGGAACGTGATTGTTTACAATTAAAATCTGCAGGAAAACTAATTGGTATTTTACCAAATATTGTATTTGAAGAAAGGCAAATTCCATTTCGTAAGGATGATTGTTTAATACTTATGACCGACGGAATATTGGAAACAATGAATGCTGAAACAGGAAAATCTTATGATATAAAAAAACTCGAAGAATTTTTAAAACAAAATGGAAATAAGAACTTTGATAAAATCAACGAGTTGATTTTTAAAGATGTTTTCGATTTTGTAGATACAAAAGAATTTTCGGATGACGTAACTCTAATTTCAATTCTTAGAAAATAG